One segment of Setaria viridis chromosome 4, Setaria_viridis_v4.0, whole genome shotgun sequence DNA contains the following:
- the LOC117853053 gene encoding uncharacterized protein gives MASKSLLLIGVVLASLLLVTKDVAAARNQFVEANESEGKNTKLTGGADFRDEKGGHAYYGGGYGGGYGGGYGGGYGGYVPGRGWYGGGYGYPDFGGGYGGGGGGGGGGGGRYGGGGGYGGGYGGGGGGYGGGYPGAEYYGGGGGWH, from the exons ATGGCTTCCAAATCTCTGCTTCTCATTGGCGTTGTCctagcttccctcctcctcgtcaccaaGGACGTGGCTGCTGCTAGAAACCAGTTCGTCGAGGCAAATG AGTCTGAGGGAAAGAACACGAAGCTTACTGGTGGGGCTGACTTCAGGGATGAGAAAGGGGGTCACGCTTATTATGGTGGCGGCTATGGTGGTGGATATGGTGGAGGGTACGGTGGCGGCTACGGTGGATATGTACCTGGGCGCGGTTGGTATGGCGGTGGGTATGGTTACCCTGACTTTGGTGGTGGatacggtggtggtggtggcggcggaggcggcggcggcggcagatatgggggtggtggtggataTGGCGGTGGatacggtggcggcggtggtggttaCGGTGGTGGATATCCTGGAGCTGAATATTATGGTGGAGGTGGGGGCTGGCACTAG